A window of Tursiops truncatus isolate mTurTru1 chromosome 8, mTurTru1.mat.Y, whole genome shotgun sequence contains these coding sequences:
- the LOC117313275 gene encoding uncharacterized protein, which yields MSGEKGTKSPAPSNVQRQLQPIRKMRGKTPRVSRRARQGAGTVRTPPEPPRPAARASGPERRSRPGTARPGPTRPRGSGRRGRQRPERGPPREARDGVGGDRGNPRWPSKNIRSRTFTLKRISPDKETQAPAAFPCGACPRHRRPRPSRGPRLTEPRGPAALPRRRCAPLAAPCLSCGAPGPTPSSSSSSSSSSSSSRSSSLPSTARAPSLAPGRPGQPRGLGRAPPAPAPHPAASPRQARGRGRRAPGRGLGVPTSDTHRARPHPAESAPGTRSSGSRPLARRLRAAPAAPPPRSRRACPPEARRWPGLRLPRSASSSARDARSGEKRRAAAVAGTSTREEGGRSARAAEAGGGAPGPRLPLSRERTCAAGVRREARGSAHPPTPRLWGRRGAGTRPGRRFGGLGEVCSFGFCTVLRCKNTEPAAAAAAAAAAAAAAAAGRDFLRDYGSDSSPLPADPWVLSPRGGGEGALPQVGKLLVSPSLKHFGVKSTRIGYYLESGPKSSFGCLLHSELWTRRLEVTWRGRGRTRKGERAATPEERLHIPEFGHHTAKFSCTD from the exons ATGTCGGGGGAAAAGGGCACTAAGTCACCAGCACCGTCCAATGTGCAGCGGCAACTTCAGCCAATTAGAAAGATGAGAGGGAAAACTCCACGGGTGAGCCGGCGAGCACGGCAGGGGGCGGGCACGGTGAGGACGCCCCCGGAGCCCCCCAGGCCCGCTGCCCGCGCCTCGGGTCCGGAGCGCCGCAGCAGGCCAGGAACCGCCCGGCCCGGTCCGACGAGGCCGCGGGGAAGCGGCAGGCGCGGGAGGCAGCGGCCCGAGCGCGGTCCGCCTCGGGAGGCCAGAGACGGAGTCGGCGGGGACCGGGGAAACCCGAGATGGCCTTCTAAGAACATTCGATCCCGAacctttactttaaaaagaatttctccCGACAAGGAAACTCAAGCCCCCGCAGCCTTCCCCTGCGGCGCCTGCCCACGTCATCGGCGCCCCCGGCCCTCCCGCGGCCCCCGCCTTACCGAGCCCCGCGGCCCCGCCGCGCTGCCGCGGCGTCGCTGCGCCCCGCTCGCCGCTCCGTGTCTGTCCTGCGGGGCGCCGGGCCCGacgccctcctcctcctcctcctcgtcctcgtcctcttCCTCGTCCCGGTCCTCGTCGCTGCCGAGCACCGCCCGCGCGCCGAGCCTAGCGCCTGGCCGCCCAGGGCAGCCGCGGGGGCTCGGCCGGGCGCCCCCCGCGCCAGCGCCTCATCCCGCCGCGTCGCCCCGTCAGGCTCGGGGGCGGGGACGCCGGGCTCCGGGCCGCGGCCTCGGAGTCCCCACCTCCGACACGCACCGCGCTCGCCCTCACCCGGCCGAGTCGGCCCCGGGGACGCGGTCCTCCGGCTCCAGGCCCCTCGCCCGCCGCCTTCGGGCCGCCCCCGCAgcgcccccgccccgctcccGGCGCGCGTGCCCGCCGGAGGCCCGCCGCTGGCCCGGCCTCCGCCTCCCGCGCTCCGCCTCCTCCAGCGCCCGCGACGCCCGCAGCGGGGAGAAGAGGCGCGCCGCCGCGGTCGCGGGCACGAGCACGCGCGAGGAGGGCGGGCGGAGCGCGCGCGCGGCCGAGGCCGGCGGGGGCGCGCCCGGGCCTCGCCTGCCGTTGTCCCGGGAGCGCACGTGCGCGGCGGGGGTGAGGCGAGAGGCGCGCGGCTcggcccacccccccaccccgaggcTCTGGGGCCGGCGGGGCGCGGGAACGCGGCCCGGACGCCGGTTCGGGGGTTTGGGCGAGGTCTGCAGCTTCGGCTTCTGCACTGTGCTGCGGTGCAAAAACACAGaacctgccgccgccgccgccgcagcagcagcagcagcagcagcagcagcagcaggaagagaCTTCCTCCGAGACTATGGCAGTGACTCCTCTCCACTGCCAGCTGACCCCTGGGTACTGTCACCGCGCGGCGGAGGAGAGGGGGCGTTGCCGCAAGTCGGGAAGCTCCTCGTCTCACCATCTCTTAAGCATTTTGGTGTAAAATCAACTCGCATCGGTTATTATTTGGAATCTGGGCCTAAAAGTTCCTTTGGTTGTCTTCTTCATTCAGAGTTATGGACCAGAAGATTGGAAGTGACCTGGCGAGGGAGAGGAAGGACAAGAAAGGGTGAAAGAGCAGCAACCCCCGAAG AAAGACTTCACATCCCAGAGTTTGGCCATCACACCGCCAAATTCAGCTGTACTGACTGA